Proteins co-encoded in one Klebsiella michiganensis genomic window:
- a CDS encoding post-segregation antitoxin CcdA, with amino-acid sequence MRIVMGVNMRVEGVAAKKSVNVTLAPEILDEARKLKLNISAVLTEALIEKFRENARAEWLRDNQEKIAVLNEFVEEHGSFSDFQRTF; translated from the coding sequence ATGCGCATTGTTATGGGGGTTAATATGCGTGTTGAAGGTGTAGCCGCCAAAAAATCGGTGAATGTCACGCTCGCGCCGGAGATTCTGGATGAGGCCCGTAAGCTGAAGTTAAACATCTCGGCGGTACTGACCGAGGCATTAATCGAGAAATTTCGCGAAAACGCTCGGGCAGAGTGGCTCAGGGACAATCAGGAAAAGATCGCCGTGCTTAATGAGTTTGTTGAGGAGCACGGCTCGTTCAGTGATTTTCAGAGGACCTTCTGA
- a CDS encoding RNA ligase, which yields MQNNEFQLLAAENSAPIKMWTHGVPVEPEAREQLLNTAKMPFIFKHLAVMPDVHLGKGSTIGSVIPTKGAIIPAAVGVDIGCGMIAVRTSLAAGDLPDNLSGLRSAIEQAVPHGRTNTRSRRDKGAWSTPPEEVDGHWSQLAPRFKRLTDKYPKLLKTNNYQHMGTLGTGNHFIEVCLDEQQRVWVMLHSGSRGVGNAIGNLFIALAQKDMQQHMANLPDKNLAYFQAGSQHYDDYIEAVEWAQDFARHNREVMMSRVLAALSRIVSKPFMTQQEAVNCHHNYVQQETHFGEEVLVTRKGAVSAQKGQMGIIPGSMGAKSFIVRGLGNEQSFCSCSHGAGRSMSRTAAKNRFTVEDQIRATAHVECRKDSEVIDEIPMAYKDIDAVMAAQSSLVEIVHTLRQVVCVKG from the coding sequence ATGCAGAATAACGAATTTCAACTGTTGGCGGCGGAAAACAGCGCGCCGATAAAAATGTGGACCCACGGCGTACCGGTTGAGCCGGAGGCGCGCGAGCAATTGCTGAACACGGCGAAGATGCCGTTTATTTTTAAACATCTGGCGGTGATGCCGGATGTGCATCTCGGAAAAGGATCAACTATCGGCAGCGTTATTCCCACCAAAGGCGCCATTATACCGGCGGCGGTTGGGGTCGATATTGGTTGTGGAATGATTGCCGTGCGCACCTCGCTGGCGGCGGGCGATCTGCCGGATAACCTCAGCGGATTGCGCAGTGCGATTGAACAGGCGGTGCCTCATGGCCGAACCAACACGCGCTCTCGCCGTGATAAAGGCGCGTGGAGCACACCGCCTGAAGAGGTTGACGGGCATTGGTCGCAGCTGGCACCACGATTTAAGCGCCTGACGGACAAATACCCGAAGCTGCTGAAAACCAACAATTATCAACATATGGGGACGTTGGGCACCGGTAACCACTTTATTGAAGTTTGTCTGGATGAGCAGCAGAGAGTATGGGTGATGCTGCACAGCGGATCGCGCGGTGTGGGAAATGCCATCGGGAATCTTTTTATCGCCCTGGCGCAGAAGGATATGCAGCAGCACATGGCCAATCTGCCGGACAAAAACCTGGCTTACTTTCAGGCAGGCAGCCAGCACTACGATGATTACATCGAAGCGGTGGAGTGGGCGCAGGACTTTGCCCGCCATAATCGGGAGGTCATGATGTCTCGCGTGCTGGCCGCGCTGTCGCGTATTGTTAGCAAACCGTTTATGACGCAGCAGGAAGCGGTGAATTGCCATCATAACTACGTGCAACAGGAAACGCATTTTGGTGAGGAAGTGCTGGTCACCCGTAAGGGGGCTGTTTCGGCACAGAAAGGCCAGATGGGCATCATTCCAGGTTCTATGGGGGCCAAAAGCTTTATCGTGCGTGGACTGGGAAACGAACAAAGTTTTTGCTCTTGTAGCCACGGCGCCGGGCGCTCCATGAGCCGAACGGCGGCTAAAAATCGCTTTACCGTTGAGGATCAGATACGCGCCACCGCCCATGTTGAGTGCCGTAAAGACAGTGAAGTGATTGATGAAATTCCGATGGCTTATAAAGACATTGATGCCGTCATGGCGGCGCAGTCTTCGCTGGTGGAAATTGTGCATACGCTCCGGCAGGTCGTCTGTGTAAAAGGATAA
- a CDS encoding transcriptional regulator (sigma 54-dependent; regulates genes involved in forming a 2',3'-cyclic phosphodiester on RNA), which yields MKKRRVVIGVLGTVLDKRGKRANRFHKWRPTVGLCQQPDFPVDRLELLYQPRDSGMTEQLSDDIARVSPDTEVRRHQVTIKDPWDFEEVYAAFLDFATRYDFDTENEEYLVHITTGTHVAQICWFLLTEARYLPASLLQTSPAQKGTPEEGSPAGTYSVIDLDLSRYTTLTSRFQREQQRSISFLKAGIDTRNATFNQLIDRIERVALRSAAPMLLTGPTGAGKSFLAKRIYQLKQARHQVGGKFVAVNCATLRGDNAMSTLFGHVKGAFTGALTARTGLLREADGGVLFLDEIAELGLDEQAMLLKAIEEKTFFPFGSDKEVQSDFQLIAGTHRDMRQWVAAGRFREDLYARINMWSFALPGLAQRREDIAPNVEYELQRFSTEAQTQIRFDKEARDHYLNFACSAQAQWRGNFRELSSSVSRMATLSEQGRIALDTVQEEISQLKESWQIASPETTLNPDIDLFDRRQLETVLEVCRRTQSLSEAGRELFAVSRLKKANPNDADRLRKYLARFNLSWESVHDG from the coding sequence ATGAAAAAACGGCGTGTGGTGATTGGCGTGCTGGGCACGGTGCTGGATAAACGCGGCAAGCGGGCAAATCGTTTCCATAAATGGCGACCAACGGTTGGCCTTTGCCAGCAGCCGGACTTCCCCGTTGACCGGCTCGAGCTGCTTTATCAGCCGAGAGATTCCGGCATGACGGAGCAGTTATCAGACGATATCGCGCGTGTTTCGCCCGATACGGAGGTACGCAGGCATCAGGTCACAATCAAAGATCCGTGGGACTTTGAAGAGGTGTACGCCGCCTTTCTTGATTTTGCTACCCGGTACGATTTCGATACCGAAAATGAAGAGTATTTGGTGCATATCACCACCGGAACGCATGTCGCACAAATTTGCTGGTTTCTTTTAACGGAGGCGCGCTACCTCCCCGCCAGCTTGCTGCAAACCAGCCCGGCCCAGAAAGGCACCCCAGAAGAAGGCTCTCCCGCAGGAACTTACTCGGTTATCGACCTCGATTTAAGTCGCTATACCACCTTAACCAGTCGCTTTCAGCGCGAGCAGCAACGGTCCATTTCTTTCCTGAAAGCGGGCATCGACACGCGAAATGCCACCTTTAACCAGCTTATCGATCGCATTGAGCGGGTTGCGCTCCGATCCGCGGCCCCCATGTTACTTACCGGCCCTACCGGGGCGGGCAAATCTTTCCTGGCAAAACGCATTTACCAGCTCAAGCAAGCTCGCCACCAGGTTGGCGGCAAGTTTGTGGCGGTAAACTGCGCCACGCTGCGGGGTGATAACGCGATGTCCACGCTATTCGGGCACGTCAAAGGGGCGTTCACCGGCGCGTTGACGGCACGTACAGGGCTATTACGTGAGGCCGACGGGGGCGTACTGTTTTTGGACGAAATCGCCGAGCTGGGGCTGGACGAACAAGCCATGCTGCTTAAAGCTATCGAAGAAAAAACGTTTTTTCCGTTTGGCTCCGATAAAGAGGTACAGAGCGATTTCCAGCTAATTGCAGGCACCCACCGGGATATGCGCCAGTGGGTTGCGGCGGGCCGCTTTCGCGAAGATCTCTATGCCAGGATTAATATGTGGAGTTTTGCCCTGCCGGGTCTGGCGCAGCGGCGGGAAGACATTGCGCCCAACGTAGAGTACGAACTGCAACGCTTCTCTACCGAAGCACAAACGCAGATACGTTTTGATAAAGAGGCCAGGGACCATTATCTGAATTTTGCCTGTTCTGCACAGGCACAATGGCGCGGTAACTTCCGCGAGCTCAGCTCGTCCGTATCACGTATGGCGACCCTGTCCGAGCAAGGGCGGATCGCGCTGGACACTGTGCAAGAAGAGATCTCGCAGCTTAAAGAGAGCTGGCAAATCGCCTCTCCCGAAACAACGCTCAATCCAGATATAGACTTGTTCGATAGGCGCCAACTTGAAACCGTGCTGGAGGTTTGCCGCCGCACCCAGTCGCTTTCCGAGGCCGGACGCGAACTCTTTGCCGTCTCGCGGTTGAAAAAGGCAAACCCTAATGATGCTGACCGCCTGCGTAAATATCTGGCGCGTTTTAACCTTAGCTGGGAGAGCGTCCACGACGGCTAA
- a CDS encoding bile acid:sodium symporter — protein sequence MFATLTRLFPLWALLLSVAAYYTPSTFTPIGPWVSTLLMLIMFGMGVHLRLEDFKRVLSRPAPVAAGIFLHYLVMPLAAWLLAMLFHMPPDLSAGMVLVGSVASGTASNVMIYLAKGDVALSVTISSVSTLVGVFATPLLTRLYVDADIKVDVMGMLVSILQIVIIPIGLGLIVHHLFPRLVKRVEPWLPAFSMLCILAIISAVVAGSASHIASVGLVVIVAVILHNTIGLLGGYWGGRLFGFDESTCRTLAIEVGMQNSGLAATLGKIYFSPLAALPGALFSVWHNLSGSLLAGYWSGKAITPKPDDKK from the coding sequence ATGTTCGCCACTCTAACCCGGCTGTTCCCGCTCTGGGCACTGCTGCTCTCCGTCGCTGCGTATTATACCCCCTCAACCTTTACGCCGATTGGCCCGTGGGTCAGCACGCTGCTGATGCTCATTATGTTTGGTATGGGCGTGCATCTGCGACTTGAAGACTTTAAACGCGTGCTGTCGCGCCCGGCACCGGTGGCCGCAGGGATTTTTCTGCATTACCTGGTGATGCCGCTGGCGGCGTGGCTGCTGGCGATGCTATTCCATATGCCGCCCGATCTTTCAGCCGGGATGGTGCTGGTCGGCAGCGTAGCCAGCGGCACGGCGTCCAACGTCATGATTTATCTTGCGAAAGGCGACGTTGCGCTCTCCGTGACAATCTCATCGGTTTCCACGCTGGTCGGCGTTTTCGCCACGCCGCTGCTCACCCGTCTCTATGTAGATGCCGACATTAAAGTCGATGTGATGGGCATGCTGGTCAGCATTCTGCAAATCGTCATCATCCCGATTGGCCTTGGCCTGATTGTGCATCACCTTTTCCCACGCCTGGTGAAGCGGGTGGAACCGTGGCTGCCCGCGTTTTCCATGCTCTGCATTCTCGCCATCATTAGCGCGGTTGTGGCAGGTTCGGCATCACACATCGCCTCCGTTGGTCTGGTAGTGATTGTCGCGGTCATTCTGCATAACACCATTGGCCTGCTCGGCGGCTACTGGGGCGGGCGGCTGTTTGGCTTTGATGAATCCACCTGCCGGACGCTGGCCATCGAGGTGGGGATGCAGAACTCCGGTCTTGCGGCCACGCTGGGCAAAATCTACTTCTCCCCGCTCGCAGCGTTGCCTGGCGCGTTGTTCTCCGTCTGGCACAATCTTTCGGGCTCTCTGCTGGCCGGTTATTGGTCTGGAAAAGCGATAACGCCGAAGCCAGACGACAAAAAATAA
- a CDS encoding aspartate kinase (catalyzes the formation of 4-phospho-L-aspartate from L-aspartate and ATP; functions in amino acid biosynthesis; lysine sensitive): protein MSQTVVAKFGGTSVADFDAMNRSADVVLADSHVRVVVLSASAGVTNLLVALAEGLEATERFVKLDAIRKIQYNIVERLANPDVIREEIDRLLENITTLAEAASLATSTALTDELVSHGELMSTLLFVEILRERQVEAQWFDIRKVMRTNDRFGRAEPDIAALAELASLQMLPRLAESLVITQGFIGSEEKGRTTTLGRGGSDYTAALLGEALNAARVDIWTDVPGIYTTDPRMVPAAKRIDRIAFEEAAEMATFGAKVLHPATLLPAVRCDIPVFVGSSKDPAAGGTLVCKKTENPPLFRALAVRRKQTLLTLHSLHMLHSRGFLAEVFSILARHNISVDLITTSEVSVALTMDTTGSTSTGDSLLTTALLTELSSLCRVEVEENLALVAIIGNKLSQACGVGKEVFGVLDPFNIRMICYGASSYNLCFLVPGDDAEQVVQKLHRNLFE, encoded by the coding sequence ATGTCTCAAACCGTAGTCGCCAAATTTGGCGGGACCAGCGTCGCCGATTTCGACGCGATGAACCGCAGCGCCGATGTGGTGCTGGCCGATAGCCACGTCCGCGTGGTTGTGCTTTCCGCCTCCGCTGGCGTGACTAACCTGCTGGTTGCTCTGGCTGAAGGCCTCGAAGCGACCGAACGCTTCGTTAAGCTCGATGCCATCCGCAAAATCCAGTACAACATCGTCGAACGCCTGGCGAATCCAGACGTTATTCGCGAAGAGATCGACCGCCTGCTTGAAAACATCACGACCCTTGCGGAAGCGGCCTCTCTTGCGACCTCCACCGCGCTGACCGATGAACTGGTTAGCCACGGTGAACTGATGTCCACCCTGCTGTTTGTGGAAATCCTGCGCGAGCGCCAGGTTGAAGCACAGTGGTTCGATATTCGTAAAGTCATGCGCACCAACGATCGCTTTGGCCGTGCCGAGCCGGATATCGCCGCGCTAGCTGAACTGGCAAGCCTGCAGATGCTGCCACGCCTCGCGGAATCCCTGGTGATCACCCAAGGCTTTATCGGGAGCGAAGAGAAAGGCAGAACGACCACCCTTGGCCGCGGCGGCAGCGACTATACCGCGGCGCTGCTCGGCGAAGCATTGAATGCCGCGCGCGTGGATATCTGGACCGACGTGCCAGGCATCTATACCACCGACCCGCGCATGGTACCTGCGGCAAAACGCATTGACCGCATCGCCTTTGAAGAAGCCGCTGAAATGGCCACCTTTGGGGCGAAAGTGCTGCACCCGGCCACGCTGCTGCCCGCCGTACGCTGCGACATTCCGGTATTTGTTGGCTCCAGTAAAGATCCGGCCGCTGGCGGGACTTTGGTGTGCAAAAAAACGGAAAATCCGCCGCTTTTCCGCGCCCTTGCGGTGCGTCGCAAGCAAACGCTGCTGACGCTACACAGCCTGCATATGCTCCATTCCCGCGGTTTCCTGGCGGAAGTGTTTAGCATTCTGGCTCGCCACAATATTTCCGTGGATCTGATAACCACCTCCGAAGTGAGCGTGGCATTGACCATGGACACCACCGGCTCTACCTCCACCGGCGACAGCCTGCTGACCACCGCGCTGCTGACCGAGCTTTCATCGCTGTGCCGCGTAGAAGTCGAAGAGAACCTGGCGCTGGTTGCTATCATCGGTAATAAGCTGTCCCAGGCCTGCGGCGTAGGCAAAGAAGTGTTCGGCGTGCTCGATCCGTTCAACATCCGCATGATTTGCTACGGCGCATCCAGCTACAACCTGTGCTTCCTGGTGCCCGGTGATGATGCCGAGCAGGTCGTGCAGAAGCTGCACCGCAACCTGTTTGAATAA
- the pgi gene encoding glucose-6-phosphate isomerase (functions in sugar metabolism in glycolysis and the Embden-Meyerhof pathways (EMP) and in gluconeogenesis; catalyzes reversible isomerization of glucose-6-phosphate to fructose-6-phosphate; member of PGI family), with the protein MKNINPKQTSAWQALQKHYDEMKDVTLSDLFAKDNDRFSKFSATFDDLMLVDFSKNRITTETLEKLQALAKETDLQSAIKSMFAGEKINRTEDRAVLHVALRNRSNTPIVVDGKDVMPEVNAVLEKMKAFSESIISGSWKGYTGKAITDVVNIGIGGSDLGPFMVTEALRPYKNHLNMHFVSNVDGTHIAEVLKKVNPETTLFLVASKTFTTQETMTNAHSARDWFLRAAGDEKHVAKHFAALSTNGKAVGEFGIDTANMFEFWDWVGGRYSLWSAIGLSIILSVGFDNFVELLSGAHAMDKHFSTTPAEQNLPVLLALIGIWYNNFFGAETEAILPYDQYMHRFAAYFQQGNMESNGKYVDRNGNAVDYQTGPIIWGEPGTNGQHAFYQLIHQGTKMVPCDFIAPAISHNPLSDHHPKLLSNFFAQTEALAFGKSREVVEQEYRDQGKDPATLDHVVPFKVFEGNRPTNSILLREITPFSLGALIALYEHKIFTQGAILNIFTFDQWGVELGKQLANRILPELGDDKQIASHDSSTNGLINRYKAWRD; encoded by the coding sequence ATGAAAAACATCAACCCGAAGCAGACCTCTGCCTGGCAGGCACTCCAGAAACACTACGATGAGATGAAAGACGTTACCCTTTCCGATCTGTTCGCGAAAGATAACGACCGCTTCAGCAAGTTCTCCGCGACCTTCGATGATCTGATGCTGGTGGATTTCTCCAAAAACCGCATCACCACCGAAACCCTCGAAAAACTGCAGGCCCTGGCGAAAGAGACCGATCTGCAGAGCGCGATCAAATCCATGTTCGCCGGCGAGAAAATTAACCGCACCGAAGACCGCGCCGTGCTGCACGTTGCGCTGCGTAACCGCAGCAATACGCCTATCGTGGTCGATGGCAAAGACGTGATGCCGGAAGTGAACGCGGTGCTTGAGAAGATGAAAGCCTTCTCTGAAAGCATCATCAGCGGGAGCTGGAAAGGCTACACCGGTAAAGCAATCACCGACGTGGTTAACATCGGTATCGGCGGCTCTGACCTCGGCCCATTCATGGTCACCGAAGCGCTGCGCCCCTACAAAAACCATCTCAATATGCACTTTGTGTCTAACGTTGATGGTACCCACATTGCCGAAGTGCTGAAGAAAGTTAACCCGGAAACCACGCTGTTCCTGGTAGCTTCTAAAACCTTCACCACTCAGGAAACGATGACCAACGCCCACAGCGCGCGCGACTGGTTCCTGCGCGCCGCTGGCGATGAGAAGCATGTGGCGAAGCACTTCGCTGCGCTGTCCACTAACGGTAAAGCCGTCGGTGAATTTGGTATCGACACCGCGAACATGTTCGAATTCTGGGACTGGGTTGGTGGCCGCTACTCTCTGTGGTCCGCCATTGGCCTGTCCATCATCCTGTCCGTGGGCTTCGACAACTTTGTTGAGCTGCTGTCCGGCGCGCACGCGATGGACAAACACTTCTCCACCACGCCTGCCGAGCAAAACCTGCCGGTTCTGCTGGCGCTGATCGGCATCTGGTACAACAATTTCTTCGGCGCTGAAACTGAAGCGATTCTGCCTTACGACCAGTACATGCACCGCTTTGCGGCTTACTTCCAGCAGGGCAACATGGAGTCCAACGGTAAGTACGTTGACCGCAACGGCAACGCCGTGGACTACCAGACTGGCCCAATTATCTGGGGCGAGCCGGGCACCAACGGCCAGCACGCGTTCTACCAGTTGATTCACCAGGGGACCAAAATGGTGCCGTGCGACTTTATTGCGCCGGCCATCAGCCATAACCCACTGTCCGATCACCATCCAAAACTGCTGTCTAACTTCTTCGCACAGACCGAAGCGCTCGCGTTCGGTAAATCCCGTGAGGTGGTTGAGCAGGAATACCGTGACCAGGGCAAAGATCCGGCCACGCTGGACCATGTGGTGCCATTCAAGGTGTTCGAAGGCAACCGCCCGACCAACTCCATCCTGCTGCGTGAAATTACGCCGTTCAGCCTGGGCGCGCTGATTGCTCTCTACGAGCACAAAATCTTCACCCAGGGCGCGATCCTGAACATCTTCACCTTCGACCAGTGGGGCGTGGAGCTCGGTAAACAGTTGGCTAACCGCATCCTGCCGGAGCTGGGCGACGATAAACAAATCGCCAGCCACGACAGCTCAACCAATGGCCTGATTAACCGCTATAAAGCATGGCGTGATTAA
- a CDS encoding 23S rRNA pseudouridylate synthase (catalyzes the synthesis of pseudouridine from U-2604 in the 23S ribosomal RNA) has product MLTNSSIRLNKYISESGICSRRDADRYIEQGNVFINGKRAKIGDQVFAGDSVKVNGQLIEPRNEEDLVLIALNKPVGIVSTTEDGEKDNIVDYVNHSKRVFPIGRLDKDSQGLIFLTNHGDLVNKILRAGNDHEKEYVVTVNKPVTDEFIRGMGAGVPILGTVTKKCKVKKEAPFAFRITLVQGLNRQIRRMCEHFGYEVTKLERTRIMNVNLTGIPLGEWRDLTDDELIELFKLIEDSSSEAKPAKKAKPKAASPAVKKPLVSGPKSSAKTPAELASRKRFASPGRKKKGR; this is encoded by the coding sequence ATGCTGACTAATTCATCTATTCGTCTTAACAAATACATCAGCGAGAGCGGGATCTGCTCACGCCGTGACGCCGATCGCTACATCGAACAGGGCAACGTTTTTATTAACGGCAAGCGCGCCAAAATTGGCGATCAGGTTTTTGCCGGCGACAGCGTGAAGGTGAATGGTCAGCTCATTGAACCCCGCAACGAAGAAGACCTGGTGCTGATTGCGCTGAATAAGCCGGTGGGGATTGTAAGCACCACGGAAGACGGCGAGAAAGACAACATCGTTGACTATGTGAACCACAGCAAGCGCGTGTTCCCGATTGGTCGGCTGGACAAAGATTCTCAGGGGCTGATTTTCCTCACCAACCACGGCGACCTGGTGAACAAAATCCTGCGTGCCGGGAACGATCATGAGAAAGAGTACGTGGTCACGGTGAACAAGCCGGTTACCGACGAGTTTATCCGTGGTATGGGGGCAGGCGTGCCGATTCTGGGCACCGTCACCAAGAAATGCAAAGTCAAAAAAGAAGCCCCGTTTGCGTTTCGTATCACCCTGGTTCAGGGGCTAAACCGGCAGATCCGCCGCATGTGTGAACACTTTGGCTACGAAGTGACGAAGCTGGAGCGCACGCGCATCATGAACGTCAATCTCACCGGGATCCCGCTGGGGGAATGGCGTGACCTGACCGACGATGAACTTATTGAGCTGTTTAAGCTGATTGAGGATTCATCCTCAGAGGCTAAACCGGCCAAAAAAGCGAAGCCAAAAGCGGCCAGCCCGGCGGTGAAAAAACCGTTGGTAAGCGGTCCGAAAAGCTCAGCAAAAACGCCCGCTGAGCTTGCCTCGCGTAAACGCTTTGCTTCTCCGGGCAGGAAGAAGAAAGGCCGTTAA
- a CDS encoding nucleotidyltransferase — MTYNGVDAAMRERVRHQLAEVERRFGVRVLYACESGSRAWGFASPDSDYDVRFLYVHLPEWYLRVDAGRDVIELPIDDELDVCGWEWRKALGLLKGANPTLIEWLDSPVVYQQDEAVIAELKAQVPRWFSPLRARWHYYSMARKNFRGYLQGDEVRLKKYFYVLRPLLAVRWVEEGKGVPPMRFAELLAGSNLDASLRKEVDELLEIKRGVGEAKYGPRRPLLHEFIVSELARGEIPPALPDSREGDSRELDRLLMKTVLNT; from the coding sequence ATGACTTACAACGGAGTAGATGCCGCAATGCGCGAGCGGGTACGGCATCAATTAGCAGAAGTAGAACGGCGCTTTGGCGTACGGGTGCTTTATGCCTGCGAGTCCGGCAGCCGGGCCTGGGGTTTTGCTTCCCCGGACAGCGATTATGACGTGCGGTTTTTATACGTTCATCTCCCGGAATGGTATCTGCGGGTTGATGCCGGCAGGGATGTGATTGAATTGCCTATTGATGATGAGCTGGATGTCTGCGGCTGGGAATGGCGTAAAGCGCTCGGTCTGTTGAAGGGCGCGAACCCGACGCTTATCGAGTGGCTGGATTCGCCGGTTGTTTATCAGCAGGATGAGGCTGTAATCGCCGAGCTGAAAGCGCAGGTTCCCCGCTGGTTTTCGCCGCTGCGGGCTCGCTGGCACTATTACTCCATGGCGCGTAAAAACTTTCGCGGCTACCTGCAGGGCGATGAAGTGCGTCTGAAAAAGTACTTCTACGTGCTGCGCCCGCTGCTGGCTGTGCGTTGGGTAGAAGAAGGAAAGGGCGTCCCGCCGATGCGTTTTGCTGAATTGCTGGCGGGAAGTAACCTGGATGCGTCTCTGCGTAAGGAAGTGGACGAGCTGCTGGAGATCAAACGGGGCGTCGGGGAAGCGAAATACGGCCCGCGCCGGCCGCTGTTGCATGAGTTTATCGTCTCTGAGCTGGCGCGAGGCGAAATCCCGCCCGCGCTGCCGGACAGCCGCGAGGGCGATAGCCGCGAACTCGACCGGCTGTTGATGAAAACCGTATTGAACACATAA
- a CDS encoding SPFH domain / Band 7 family protein: MMKKITIRKGQLGLLAKQGDYYQVLEAGEHRLPWFSQPEVLVVNLDGSEVPEMLALYLRRFQPDWVERYCLTVDLADGEIGALSVNGILQEILPPLTQRLFWQAGETLTLARIDTQTVQVPAEIMNAVLQPRRSGAVKGRDAILVVSVPAWHVGVIKIDGETQALLPPGMTAWWKINHLVEAEVVDTRLQALEVGGQEILTKDKVNLRLNMAANWRYNDVLQAFGQLTKPVEHLYRELQFALREAVGTRTLDELLEDKQVIDEVVSAQVKNRTAPFGIEIASLGVKDIVLPGDMKTILSRLVEAEKSAQANVIRRREETAATRSLLNTAKVMENNPVALRLKELETLERVAERIDKISVFGGLDQVLHGLVNLKG, from the coding sequence ATGATGAAGAAAATAACAATACGCAAAGGTCAACTGGGGCTGCTGGCGAAGCAGGGCGATTACTATCAGGTTCTGGAAGCGGGTGAACACCGGCTGCCTTGGTTTAGCCAGCCGGAAGTGCTGGTGGTGAATCTGGATGGCAGCGAAGTTCCTGAAATGCTCGCGCTGTATTTACGTCGTTTCCAGCCCGACTGGGTTGAACGCTACTGCCTGACCGTGGATCTGGCGGATGGCGAAATCGGCGCTTTGTCGGTAAACGGCATTTTGCAGGAAATTTTACCCCCTTTAACGCAGCGTTTGTTCTGGCAGGCCGGGGAGACGTTGACGCTGGCACGCATCGATACCCAAACCGTACAGGTGCCCGCCGAAATAATGAATGCAGTTCTGCAGCCACGTCGAAGCGGCGCGGTGAAAGGGCGAGATGCCATCCTGGTCGTTTCTGTGCCAGCCTGGCACGTTGGCGTCATAAAAATTGATGGTGAAACTCAGGCGCTGTTACCGCCGGGCATGACCGCATGGTGGAAAATAAATCATTTGGTTGAAGCCGAAGTGGTGGATACCCGCCTGCAGGCTCTGGAGGTCGGTGGGCAGGAGATCCTGACCAAAGATAAGGTAAACCTGCGTTTAAACATGGCCGCAAACTGGCGCTACAACGATGTGTTACAGGCTTTTGGCCAATTAACTAAACCAGTAGAGCATTTGTATCGTGAGCTGCAATTTGCGCTGCGAGAAGCGGTAGGGACGCGAACGCTGGACGAGTTGCTGGAGGATAAGCAAGTTATTGATGAGGTCGTCAGCGCACAGGTAAAAAACCGCACAGCCCCGTTCGGTATCGAAATAGCCTCGCTGGGCGTAAAAGACATTGTGTTGCCGGGCGACATGAAAACCATTCTGTCCCGGCTTGTAGAGGCTGAGAAATCGGCGCAGGCCAATGTAATTCGTCGGCGTGAAGAGACGGCGGCCACGCGTTCGCTGCTGAATACCGCAAAGGTGATGGAAAACAACCCGGTAGCGTTGCGCTTAAAGGAACTGGAAACGCTCGAAAGAGTCGCGGAACGTATTGATAAAATTTCCGTATTTGGCGGCCTGGATCAGGTTCTACACGGACTGGTTAATCTCAAAGGATAA
- a CDS encoding taxon MazF encodes MEQFHAYENTGAGKKTYPYLINMQHPIADALKHALVIPVIERELLGAMPPEKICPIVTIEGRPCVAMTHMMAGIPLKELGASVADLTHYRDELCGAVDFMIQGY; translated from the coding sequence ATGGAACAGTTTCACGCCTACGAGAATACTGGCGCAGGGAAGAAAACGTATCCTTATCTCATCAATATGCAGCATCCCATTGCTGATGCCTTAAAGCATGCCCTGGTCATTCCCGTTATTGAGCGCGAATTACTGGGGGCCATGCCTCCAGAAAAAATCTGCCCCATCGTGACTATTGAGGGGCGGCCTTGCGTGGCGATGACTCACATGATGGCAGGTATTCCGCTTAAAGAACTCGGTGCTTCGGTCGCTGATTTGACGCATTACAGAGATGAGCTGTGTGGCGCCGTTGATTTTATGATTCAGGGTTACTAA